A portion of the Carya illinoinensis cultivar Pawnee chromosome 11, C.illinoinensisPawnee_v1, whole genome shotgun sequence genome contains these proteins:
- the LOC122282209 gene encoding transcription factor FER-LIKE IRON DEFICIENCY-INDUCED TRANSCRIPTION FACTOR translates to MDASAENSLMHLNDHLNDHLNDFELHDFIEEANFNHCIELIRGECEDPVVNFDTDLINGCFVDNQFGVSTTGDMYDYNATMVSDVPDSTFHKLPSFDGNAMDHDEDIDEEDSSATTTTTTTTPTKRGKVDRSRTLISERRRRGRMKEKLYALRSLVPNITKMDKASIVGDAVLYVQDLQMKAKKLKAEIAGLEASLAGSKRYDQGLIHDSPKKTQVQQGNHLICKKIIQMDVFQVEEREFYVRLASSKGRGVALSLYKALESLTGFIVQSSNLATVSDRFVLTFTLNVRDWEKEMNLPNLKLWVAGALMNQGFEFIIPLSA, encoded by the exons ATGGATGCCTCTGCAGAAAACTCATTGATGCACCTCAATGACCACCTCAATGACCACCTCAATGACTTTGAGTTGCATGATTTCATCGAAGAGGCTAACTTCAATCATTGCATCGAGTTGATTCGAGGAGAATGTGAAGACCCAGTTGTCAATTTTGATACTGACCTTATCAATGGATGTTTTGTGGATAACCAGTTTGGAGTATCGACCACGGGAGACATGTATGATTACAATGCAACAATGGTGTCCGACGTCCCAGATTCGACTTTTCATAAGTTGCCAAGTTTTGATGGGAATGCGATGGACCATGATGAGGATATTGATGAGGAGGATTCTTCCGCAACCACCACCACGACAACGACGACGCCGACAAAGAGGGGAAAGGTTGATAGGTCAAGAACTTTGATTTCAGAGCGTAGGAGAAGGGGAAGGATGAAGGAGAAGCTTTATGCATTGCGTTCCTTGGTCCCTAACATAACCAAA ATGGACAAGGCCTCCATTGTTGGAGATGCTGTGCTTTACGTGCAAGACCTGCAAATGAAGGCTAAGAAGCTGAAAGCTGAGATTGCGGGTCTTGAAGCATCTTTAGCAGGATCAAAAAGATATGATCAAGGACTAATTCATGATAGCCCTAAGAAGACTCAAGTGCAACAAGGCAACCATCTGATTTGCAAGAAGATCATACAG ATGGATGTGTTTCAAGTGGAGGAAAGAGAGTTTTATGTGAGATTGGCGAGCAGCAAGGGAAGAGGGGTGGCTTTATCACTTTACAAAGCTCTTGAATCCCTTACCGGCTTCATTGTTCAGAGTTCCAACTTGGCCACAGTTTCTGACAGATTTGTACTCACATTCACATTAAAT GTGAGAGATTGGGAAAAGGAGATGAACTTGCCAAATTTGAAGCTATGGGTTGCCGGGGCTCTCATGAACCAAGGGTTTGAATTTATAATACCTTTATCTGCCTAA